From Kitasatospora sp. MAP12-44:
TGGTCTTCTACGACTGGGACGGCGACGGCGTGGCCGACCACATCGGCCTGGTCGTCCAGCACAGCGCCGCCGGCGCCGAGCTCGCCACGGTGGAGGGCAACACCACCTCGGGCCAGGCCGGCGCCCAGGGCAACGGCGGCGGCTGCTACCGGCGCCAGCGCCCGCGCACCTGCGTGCTCGGCTTCGGCCGCCCGCAGTACACACCCTCGACCGGCCCGGCCCGCCCACTCCTGCGCACGGGCGACCACGGCCCGGACGTCCAGCAACTGCAGCAGGCCCTGATCAACCACGGCTACGGCAACTACCTCCACCCCGCCGGCGCAGACGGCGACTTCGGCCCCTGCACCGACAAGGCGGTCCGCGCCTTCCAGCACGACCAGTCCCTCCAGGTCGACGGCGTGGTGGGCCAGGAAACCCGCAGCCACCTGGGCATCTGACCCACCACCATCAGCGAGGCTGTGAGGCGCAGAGGCACGGGCCCGTTGCGGGCCCGTGCCTCTGCGTTGTGTTTGCCGGTGGTGTGGATCAGGCACGAATCTGGCACGACAGCCCCGAATT
This genomic window contains:
- a CDS encoding peptidoglycan-binding domain-containing protein: MGTVDTMIQAAQADVGYREGPGKDTKFGRWYGMNGEPWCDMAVSYWGAQSGNNNAVGRFAYCPDHVKWFHGQGRWIAAHEDAQAGDLVFYDWDGDGVADHIGLVVQHSAAGAELATVEGNTTSGQAGAQGNGGGCYRRQRPRTCVLGFGRPQYTPSTGPARPLLRTGDHGPDVQQLQQALINHGYGNYLHPAGADGDFGPCTDKAVRAFQHDQSLQVDGVVGQETRSHLGI